In Streptantibioticus cattleyicolor NRRL 8057 = DSM 46488, a genomic segment contains:
- a CDS encoding M1 family metallopeptidase, which produces MALSRPARLVALAVATASACMVAVGTSPASAASSVRPGVPTPGAPGIGDSYFPDLGNGGFDVRHYGLGISYDPASGRLDGRAAVTSRATQDLSRFDLDLQRLTVDKVTVDGRRARFTRRGDELVITPARPLRRGRTFTTDVTYHGIPQPLGGPIVFGSKYGWMKTKTGVFVACEPNAASTWFPSSDHPSDKATFDITMDAPKGLTGVSNGRLVSTWTKGDRTWSHWRETRPMATYLATATIDRFHVRTGRTPGGIPMYVAIDPDLEASSKVDVYQVTSDATDYWSKVFGPYPFEETGAIVDDMPLAGFSLEVQSKPVYSAVRSESTIVHELAHQWFGDSVSVRRWKDIWLNEGFATYAQWLWAEHKGTRSAHDSFLAAYNSYPADNPFWKIKVDDPQRDTMFSDAVYDRGAMTLQMLRERIGDQAFFRLLKVWTSEHRYGNAQTSDFVRTAERVSGKPLGDLFRTWLETPARPSLG; this is translated from the coding sequence ATGGCACTGTCCCGTCCGGCACGGCTCGTCGCCCTCGCCGTCGCCACCGCGTCGGCCTGCATGGTCGCCGTGGGGACCTCCCCGGCGTCCGCGGCGTCGTCCGTCCGGCCCGGTGTTCCGACCCCGGGCGCCCCCGGCATCGGCGACTCCTACTTCCCCGACCTGGGCAACGGCGGCTTCGACGTCCGCCATTACGGCCTCGGCATCTCCTACGACCCGGCCAGCGGACGCCTGGACGGCAGGGCCGCGGTCACCTCCCGGGCCACCCAGGACCTCTCCCGGTTCGACCTCGACCTCCAGCGGCTCACCGTCGACAAGGTCACCGTCGACGGCCGCCGGGCCCGTTTCACCCGCCGCGGCGACGAACTCGTCATCACCCCGGCCCGTCCGCTGCGCCGCGGCCGGACGTTCACCACCGACGTGACGTACCACGGCATACCCCAGCCGCTGGGCGGCCCCATCGTCTTCGGGTCCAAGTACGGCTGGATGAAGACGAAGACGGGTGTCTTCGTGGCCTGCGAGCCCAACGCCGCCTCCACCTGGTTCCCCTCCAGCGACCATCCGTCGGACAAGGCCACCTTCGACATCACCATGGACGCCCCCAAGGGGCTCACCGGGGTCTCCAACGGCCGGCTGGTCTCCACCTGGACCAAGGGCGACCGCACCTGGTCCCACTGGCGCGAGACCAGGCCGATGGCCACCTACCTGGCCACCGCCACCATCGACCGGTTCCACGTGCGCACCGGCCGCACCCCCGGCGGCATCCCGATGTACGTGGCCATCGACCCGGACCTGGAGGCCAGCAGCAAGGTCGACGTCTACCAGGTGACCTCGGACGCCACCGACTACTGGTCGAAGGTCTTCGGCCCGTACCCGTTCGAGGAGACCGGGGCCATCGTCGACGACATGCCGCTGGCCGGGTTCTCCCTGGAGGTGCAGTCCAAGCCGGTCTACTCGGCGGTGCGCAGCGAGTCCACCATCGTCCACGAGCTGGCCCACCAGTGGTTCGGCGACTCGGTCTCGGTGCGGCGCTGGAAGGACATCTGGCTCAACGAGGGCTTCGCCACCTACGCCCAGTGGCTGTGGGCCGAGCACAAGGGCACCCGCTCCGCCCACGACTCCTTCCTGGCCGCCTACAACTCCTACCCGGCGGACAACCCGTTCTGGAAGATCAAGGTCGACGACCCCCAGCGCGACACCATGTTCTCCGACGCGGTCTACGACCGGGGCGCGATGACCCTCCAGATGCTCCGCGAACGCATCGGCGACCAGGCGTTCTTCCGGCTGCTGAAGGTGTGGACCAGCGAGCACCGGTACGGCAACGCGCAGACCTCCGACTTCGTGCGCACCGCCGAGCGGGTCTCCGGCAAGCCCCTCGGCGACCTGTTCCGCACCTGGCTGGAGACCCCGGCGCGGCCCTCGCTGGGCTGA
- a CDS encoding ATP-binding protein, with product MSPLTPIPFAAPWEYELRFPRDPRGPGIARATLRAVLAAHGLGELVDCAELLTSELTTNSVRYAYGFATVRLKWLHPVLRVSVWDTSPAFPVHAVPDAERDGGRGLHILDLLADRWGGLAIGEEPFGMAGKTVWFELWWPGAGVA from the coding sequence ATGAGCCCGCTCACCCCCATCCCGTTCGCCGCCCCCTGGGAGTACGAACTCCGCTTTCCGCGCGACCCGCGCGGCCCCGGTATCGCCCGCGCCACGCTCCGCGCCGTGCTGGCCGCGCACGGCCTGGGCGAACTGGTCGACTGCGCAGAGCTGTTGACCTCGGAACTGACGACCAACTCGGTGCGCTACGCGTACGGGTTCGCCACCGTCCGGCTGAAGTGGCTTCATCCCGTGCTGCGGGTCAGCGTGTGGGACACCAGCCCCGCCTTCCCCGTCCACGCCGTTCCCGACGCGGAGCGCGACGGAGGCAGGGGGCTGCACATCCTCGACCTGCTCGCCGACCGATGGGGCGGCCTGGCCATCGGGGAGGAACCGTTCGGGATGGCGGGGAAGACGGTGTGGTTCGAGCTGTGGTGGCCGGGGGCAGGGGTGGCTTGA
- the mnmA gene encoding tRNA 2-thiouridine(34) synthase MnmA: MSEFPGAPTGPRNGSRLRVLAAMSGGVDSAVAAARAAEAGHDVTGVHLALSANPQSFRTGARGCCTIEDSRDARRAADVIGIPFYVWDLAERFREDVVEDFVNEYAAGRTPNPCLRCNEKIKFAALLDKAIALGFDAVCTGHYAKIVTRPDGSRELHRASDMAKDQSYVLGVLDERQLAHAMFPLGDTVTTKEKIRAEAERRGLAVAKKPDSHDICFIADGDTQGFLARRLGTAEGDIVDTSGARLGTHNGAYGFTIGQRKGLRIGTPAPDGKPRYVLDISPVDNTVTVGPAEALDVVALTAIRPRWCGAPPAGPGHYTAQLRAHGDDVPVTAEPSGDELRVTFAAPVRGVAPGQAVVLYDGTRVVGSATIAATERRSPAPAG, translated from the coding sequence ATGTCCGAGTTCCCCGGTGCCCCCACCGGTCCCCGCAACGGTTCCCGGCTGAGGGTCCTGGCCGCCATGTCCGGCGGCGTCGACTCCGCCGTGGCCGCCGCCCGCGCCGCCGAGGCCGGCCATGACGTGACCGGCGTCCACCTCGCGCTCTCCGCCAACCCGCAGTCGTTCCGCACCGGCGCCCGCGGCTGCTGCACCATCGAGGACTCCCGCGACGCCCGCCGCGCCGCGGACGTCATCGGCATCCCCTTCTACGTCTGGGACCTCGCCGAACGCTTCCGTGAGGACGTCGTGGAGGACTTCGTCAACGAGTACGCGGCCGGCCGCACCCCCAACCCCTGCCTGCGCTGCAACGAGAAGATCAAGTTCGCCGCGCTGCTGGACAAGGCGATCGCGCTCGGCTTCGACGCGGTCTGCACCGGCCACTACGCCAAGATCGTCACGCGCCCGGACGGCTCCCGCGAACTCCACCGCGCCAGCGACATGGCCAAGGACCAGAGCTACGTCCTCGGCGTGCTCGACGAGCGCCAGCTCGCCCACGCGATGTTCCCGCTCGGCGACACCGTCACCACCAAGGAGAAGATCCGCGCCGAGGCCGAACGGCGCGGCCTGGCGGTGGCCAAGAAGCCCGACAGCCACGACATCTGCTTCATCGCCGACGGCGACACCCAGGGCTTCCTGGCCCGCCGGCTCGGCACCGCCGAGGGCGACATCGTGGACACCTCCGGCGCCCGGCTCGGCACCCACAACGGCGCCTACGGCTTCACCATCGGCCAGCGCAAGGGCCTGCGCATCGGCACCCCCGCCCCGGACGGCAAGCCCCGCTACGTCCTGGACATCTCCCCGGTCGACAACACCGTCACCGTCGGCCCCGCCGAGGCGCTGGACGTGGTCGCCCTCACCGCCATCCGCCCCCGCTGGTGCGGTGCGCCTCCGGCGGGGCCCGGCCACTACACCGCCCAACTCCGCGCCCACGGCGACGACGTCCCCGTCACCGCCGAACCCTCCGGCGACGAACTCCGCGTCACCTTCGCCGCCCCGGTCCGCGGCGTCGCCCCCGGCCAGGCGGTCGTCCTCTACGACGGCACCCGAGTCGTCGGCTCCGCCACCATCGCCGCCACGGAACGGCGGTCGCCGGCCCCCGCCGGTTAA
- a CDS encoding trimeric intracellular cation channel family protein — protein sequence MNPHLFSPSVQHTLDLAGIFVFAISGALLAVRKNLDVFGMAVLAEVTALGGGLFRDLVIGAVPPAAFTDLGYFLTPLGATVLVFFLHPEVERINRTVMVLDAAGLGLFCVAGTTKAHAYGLGPTSSAVLGLATAVGGGVLRDVLAQEVPSLLRWDRDLYAVPALVGATIVALLIHFHAFTASGGVLAAVTAFVLRLLAMRYGWRAPRAWHRRSTVREQEPAAPAVRPPAHPPTSQ from the coding sequence GTGAACCCGCACCTGTTCAGCCCGTCCGTCCAGCACACCCTCGACCTCGCCGGGATCTTCGTCTTCGCGATCTCCGGCGCGCTGCTCGCCGTGCGCAAGAACCTCGACGTGTTCGGCATGGCGGTGCTCGCGGAGGTGACCGCGCTGGGCGGCGGGCTGTTCCGGGACCTGGTGATCGGCGCGGTGCCGCCCGCCGCCTTCACCGACCTCGGCTACTTCCTCACCCCGCTCGGCGCCACCGTGCTGGTCTTCTTCCTCCACCCCGAGGTGGAACGCATCAACCGGACGGTGATGGTGCTGGACGCGGCCGGCCTCGGGCTGTTCTGCGTGGCCGGCACCACCAAGGCGCACGCCTACGGGCTCGGGCCCACCTCCTCCGCGGTGCTGGGGCTGGCCACCGCGGTCGGCGGCGGGGTGCTGCGCGACGTCCTCGCCCAGGAGGTCCCCTCGCTGCTGCGCTGGGACCGCGACCTGTACGCGGTGCCGGCGCTGGTCGGGGCCACCATCGTGGCGCTGCTGATCCACTTCCACGCCTTCACCGCCTCCGGCGGGGTGCTCGCCGCGGTCACCGCGTTCGTGCTGCGGCTGCTGGCCATGCGGTACGGCTGGCGGGCCCCGCGCGCCTGGCACCGGCGCAGCACGGTACGGGAGCAGGAGCCGGCGGCCCCGGCGGTACGGCCCCCGGCGCACCCCCCTACCAGCCAGTAA
- a CDS encoding cysteine desulfurase family protein codes for MAYLDHAATTPMLPEAVQAMTAQLTATGNASSLHAAGRRARRTVEEAREALAAALGARPSEVVLTSGGTESDNLAVKGLYWARRNADPARVRVLASPVEHHAVLDAVHWLADHEGARVEWLPVDPYGRVHPEALREAIARDPSDVALVTVMWANNEVGTVQPVRELAAVAAEFGIPVHSDAVQAVGQVPVDFAASGLDAMTVSGHKVGGPYGIGALLLRREAAPVPLLHGGGQERDVRSGTLDVPAIAAFATATTLAAERRPAFAREIGALRDRLITAVQAAVPEAVLNGDPAPHGRLPANAHFSFPGCEGDSLLLLLDARGIECSTGSACTAGVAQPSHVLLAMGADAARARGSLRFSLGHTSTQADVDELVEAIGPVVDRARSAGLV; via the coding sequence ATGGCCTACCTCGACCACGCCGCCACCACTCCGATGCTTCCGGAGGCGGTCCAGGCGATGACAGCGCAGCTGACCGCCACCGGGAACGCCTCCTCGCTGCACGCGGCGGGGCGCCGGGCCCGCCGCACCGTGGAGGAGGCCCGGGAGGCGCTCGCCGCGGCCCTCGGCGCCCGCCCCAGCGAAGTGGTCCTCACCAGCGGCGGCACCGAGTCCGACAACCTCGCGGTCAAGGGGCTGTACTGGGCCCGCCGCAACGCCGACCCGGCCCGGGTACGGGTGCTGGCCAGCCCCGTCGAGCACCACGCCGTGCTCGACGCCGTCCACTGGCTCGCCGACCACGAGGGCGCCCGGGTGGAGTGGCTCCCCGTCGACCCGTACGGCAGGGTGCACCCCGAAGCGCTCCGCGAGGCGATCGCGCGCGACCCCTCCGACGTGGCGCTGGTCACCGTGATGTGGGCCAACAACGAGGTCGGCACGGTGCAGCCGGTACGCGAACTCGCCGCCGTCGCCGCCGAGTTCGGCATCCCCGTGCACTCCGACGCCGTCCAGGCGGTGGGCCAGGTCCCGGTGGACTTCGCGGCCAGCGGGCTGGACGCCATGACCGTCAGCGGCCACAAGGTCGGCGGCCCGTACGGCATCGGCGCGCTGCTGCTGCGCCGCGAGGCCGCCCCGGTGCCGCTGCTGCACGGCGGCGGCCAGGAACGCGACGTACGCTCCGGCACCCTGGACGTCCCCGCCATCGCCGCCTTCGCCACCGCCACCACGCTCGCCGCCGAGCGCCGCCCCGCCTTCGCCCGGGAGATCGGCGCGCTGCGCGACCGGCTGATCACCGCGGTGCAGGCCGCCGTCCCGGAAGCGGTGCTCAACGGCGACCCGGCCCCGCACGGCCGCCTCCCCGCCAACGCCCACTTCTCCTTCCCCGGCTGCGAGGGCGACTCCCTGCTGCTGCTGCTGGACGCCCGCGGCATCGAATGCTCCACCGGCTCCGCCTGCACCGCCGGCGTCGCCCAGCCCAGCCACGTCCTGCTCGCCATGGGCGCCGACGCCGCCCGCGCCCGCGGCTCGCTGCGGTTCTCCCTGGGCCACACCTCCACCCAGGCGGACGTGGACGAACTGGTGGAGGCGATCGGCCCGGTGGTGGACCGGGCGAGGTCGGCGGGGCTGGTGTGA
- a CDS encoding thioesterase family protein yields the protein MNQVAQTVAGAGRAAIGDSEFDRDTAITPRPGEPGAFDAELSAGWTIISAVNGGYLLATAARALGAVLPHPDPFTITAHYLTPSTPGPAELRTEVVRTGRTMSTGQVSLRQDGTERLRATATYGDLTALPDDVRTSARPFAIPPYAACVGTDDAPEGHRPIPGSTAIADRLDIRLDPATAGWAVGAPSGRGEMRAWFGLADGRDHDPLSVLLAVDALPPTAFDLGLTGWVPTVELTVHLRARPVPGPLRVGITTRNLAGGFLEEDAEVWDSSDRLVAQSRQLARVLVA from the coding sequence ATGAATCAGGTGGCACAGACGGTCGCGGGCGCCGGGCGCGCGGCCATCGGGGACAGCGAGTTCGACCGCGACACCGCGATCACGCCCCGGCCGGGCGAGCCGGGCGCCTTCGACGCCGAACTGTCGGCGGGGTGGACCATCATCAGCGCGGTCAACGGCGGCTACCTGCTGGCGACGGCCGCCCGCGCGCTGGGCGCCGTCCTCCCGCACCCCGACCCGTTCACCATCACCGCGCACTACCTGACCCCCTCCACCCCCGGCCCGGCCGAACTGCGCACCGAGGTCGTCCGCACCGGCCGCACCATGTCCACCGGCCAGGTCTCGCTGCGCCAGGACGGCACCGAACGGCTGCGGGCCACCGCCACCTACGGCGACCTGACCGCCCTGCCGGACGACGTCCGCACCAGCGCCCGCCCCTTCGCCATCCCGCCCTACGCCGCCTGCGTCGGCACCGACGACGCCCCCGAGGGCCACCGCCCCATCCCCGGCAGCACCGCGATCGCCGACCGCCTCGACATCCGCCTCGACCCGGCCACCGCCGGCTGGGCGGTGGGCGCCCCCAGCGGACGCGGCGAGATGCGCGCCTGGTTCGGCCTCGCCGACGGCCGCGACCACGACCCGCTCTCCGTGCTGCTCGCCGTCGACGCCCTGCCGCCCACCGCCTTCGACCTCGGCCTCACCGGCTGGGTGCCCACCGTGGAACTCACCGTCCACCTCCGCGCCCGCCCCGTCCCCGGCCCGCTGCGCGTCGGCATCACCACCCGCAACCTGGCCGGCGGCTTCCTGGAGGAGGACGCCGAGGTCTGGGACAGCTCCGACCGCCTGGTGGCCCAGTCGCGGCAGCTCGCCCGGGTCCTGGTGGCGTAA
- a CDS encoding DUF397 domain-containing protein: MSHIDWQKSSYCGNGGNNCVQLAATDHHIAIRESTTPHAILTTTPTALHALIRGIKHGEFDGGVAERA; encoded by the coding sequence ATGTCCCACATCGACTGGCAGAAGTCCTCCTACTGCGGCAACGGCGGCAACAACTGCGTCCAACTCGCCGCCACCGACCACCACATAGCCATACGCGAAAGCACCACCCCCCACGCCATCCTCACCACCACCCCCACCGCCCTCCACGCCCTCATCCGGGGCATCAAGCACGGGGAGTTCGACGGGGGCGTGGCGGAACGGGCTTAA
- a CDS encoding helix-turn-helix domain-containing protein encodes MALRKAVTARQRRLATEMRRLREQAGISIQQAAELLGADRTMISNIEAARTGISEDRVRQLTCNYKCPDQHLTNALADLAANRREHRWWDEYRGRLPDGFLDLSEVEFHAKRIRTAQTVHLPGLFQTEDHARAIFELTVPKMPRLQVELRVAHRLGRRTIFEREEPTPYVGIIHEAALRIPVGGRELARAQLEYLVKESERDYVTLLVIPFDAGGIPMAGQSILYADGPVPQLDTVHLDTAHGPAFIDSPTPLANYRAVLDTLEKMALPPDESRDVMRSIAREM; translated from the coding sequence ATGGCTCTTCGAAAGGCCGTTACGGCACGCCAGCGCCGACTCGCCACGGAGATGCGCCGACTCCGCGAACAAGCCGGGATCTCGATCCAGCAGGCAGCCGAACTACTGGGCGCCGACCGCACGATGATTTCCAACATCGAGGCGGCACGCACCGGCATCAGCGAGGACCGGGTCCGGCAGCTCACATGCAACTACAAGTGTCCTGACCAGCATCTCACCAACGCTCTGGCGGACCTGGCGGCGAATCGGCGCGAGCACCGCTGGTGGGACGAGTACCGTGGCAGGCTGCCGGACGGGTTCCTCGACCTGTCCGAGGTGGAGTTCCACGCGAAACGGATCCGCACCGCCCAGACGGTGCACCTGCCTGGACTGTTCCAGACCGAAGACCACGCACGCGCGATCTTCGAGCTCACCGTGCCGAAGATGCCGCGCCTCCAGGTCGAGTTGCGTGTGGCACACCGGCTCGGTCGGCGGACGATCTTCGAACGCGAAGAGCCGACCCCCTACGTCGGCATCATCCATGAGGCGGCGCTGCGCATCCCGGTCGGCGGCCGAGAGCTGGCTCGCGCCCAGCTCGAATACCTCGTAAAAGAGTCGGAACGCGATTACGTGACCTTGCTTGTCATCCCGTTCGATGCAGGCGGCATCCCCATGGCAGGGCAGTCGATCCTCTACGCCGACGGTCCCGTCCCCCAACTCGATACCGTGCACCTCGACACGGCCCATGGCCCCGCGTTCATCGACTCGCCAACGCCACTGGCCAACTACCGTGCCGTCCTCGACACCTTGGAGAAGATGGCTCTCCCGCCCGACGAGTCCCGTGACGTCATGCGGTCCATCGCACGCGAGATGTGA